A window of the Halichoerus grypus chromosome 2, mHalGry1.hap1.1, whole genome shotgun sequence genome harbors these coding sequences:
- the LOC118548332 gene encoding olfactory receptor 2T29-like, translating into MENTYWLVNYTGRSDFILVGIFSESKHPALLCLVIFVVFLMALSGNTILILLIHSDAHLHTPMYFFISQLSVMDMMYISVTVPKMLMDQVMGMNKISATECGIQMFLYVTLAGSEFFLLASMAYDRYVAICHPLHYPVFMNHRVLLLLASGCWFLGSVDGFLFTPITMTFPFCRSREIHHFFCEVPAVLKLSCSDTSIYEIFMYLCCVLMLLIPVTVISGSYYFILITIHRMNSAEGQKKTFATCSSHMTVVILFYGAAIYTYMLPNSYHTPEKDMMVSVFYTILTPVLNPLIYSLRNKDVMVALKKMLNVGPVFQETIK; encoded by the coding sequence ATGGAGAACACCTACTGGCTGGTTAACTACACTGGGAGATCAGATTTCATCCTGGTGGGAATCTTCAGTGAATCCAAACACCCAGCTCTCCTTTGTTTGGTCATTTTTGTGGTTTTCCTAATGGCCTTGTCTGGAAACACCATCCTGATTCTACTGATACATTCTGATGCCCACCTCCACACTCCCATGTATTTTTTCATCAGCCAGCTATCTGTCATGGACATGATGTACATTTCTGTTACTGTGCCCAAGATGCTTATGGACCAAGTCATGGGTATGAACAAGATCTCAGCCACAGAATGTGGGATACAAATGTTTCTCTATGTGACACTAGCAGgttcagaattttttcttctaGCCTCCATGGCCTATGACCGCTATGTGGCCATCTGCCATCCtctccattaccctgtcttcatGAACCATCGGGTGTTGCTCCTCCTAGCATCTGGCTGCTGGTTCCTGGGCTCAGTGGATGGCTTCTTATTCACTCCCATCACCATGACCTTCCCCTTCTGCAGATCTCGGGAAATCCATCATTTTTTCTGTGAAGTCCCTGCTGTATTGAAACTCTCTTGTTCAGACACTTCCATCTATGAGATTTTCATGTACCTGTGCTGTGTCCTCATGCTTCTCATTCCTGTGACAGTCATTTCAGGCTCTTACTACTTTATCCTCATCACCATCCATAGGATGAACTCAGCAGAAGGCCAGAAGAAGACCTTTGCCACTTGTTCTTCCCACATGACTGTGGTCATCCTCTTCTATGGGGCTGCCATTTATACTTACATGCTCCCCAACTCCTACCATACACCTGAGAAGGACATGATGGTATCTGTTTTTTATACCATACTCACTCCTGTGCTCAATCCTTTGATTTATAGTCTAAGAAATAAGGATGTTATGGTAGCTCTGAAGAAAATGTTGAATGTGGGACCTGTCTTTCAAGAAACTataaagtag